In a genomic window of Methylovirgula sp. 4M-Z18:
- a CDS encoding vitamin B12-dependent ribonucleotide reductase, translated as MRIERRYTTKGKSPYAEIDFRKTKSEIRNPDGSVVFSLDGIEVPAAWSQVAADVLAQKYFRKAGVPKHLKKVEETSVPSFLWRSVPDEEALEVLPKAERFGSETSSRQVFDRLAGTWTYWGWKGKYFTSEEDAAAFFDELRYMLARQMVAPNSPQWFNTGLHWAYGIDGPGQGHYYVDFETDRLVKSKSAYEHPQPHACFIQSVADDLVNDGGIMDLWVREARLFKYGSGTGSNFSMLRGENERLSGGGKSSGLMSFLKIGDRAAGAIKSGGTTRRAAKMVVVDADHPDIEAYIDWKVNEEQKVAALVTGSKIVKKHLKAILKACINCEGSNDDCFNPEKNPALKRDIKAARRDNVPDNYVQRIIQFAKQGYKDIAFQTYDTDWDSEAYLTVSGQNSNNSVSLKDDFLRAVEADGEWNLIRRIDGKVHKTLKARDLWEKIGYAAWASADPGLHFNTTMNDWHTSPAGGPIRASNPCSEYMFLDDTACNLASLNLLQFKDDATKQIDVASYEHAVRLWTVVLEISVLMAQFPSKEIARLSYDYRTLGLGYANIGGLLMSSGIPYDSDEGRALGGALTALMTGVCYATSAEMAGELGPFPEYQPNAAAMLRVIRNHRRAAYGEAAGYEKLSVNPVPLDHASLTHTELGAHAKAAWDRALQLGEKNGYRNAQVSVIAPTGTIGLVMDCDTTGIEPDFALVKFKKLAGGGYFKIINRAVPEALRALGYREAEIAEIEAYAVGHASLRQAPGINHTSLRAKGFDDAKLEALEKSLASAFDIKFVFNKWTLGADFLTQVLKVPADKLDDSSFELLPFLGFSKSEIEAANIHVCGAMTLEGAPHLKPEHYPVFDCANPCGRTGKRYLSVESHIRMMAAAQPFISGAISKTINMPNDATVEDCKSAYMLSWKLALKANALYRDGSKLSQPLNAQLIQDEDDEEDAVETLVAATAPARATQVAEKIVEKIVERVVERAHDRDKLPDRRKGYTQKAVVGGHKVYLRTGEYNDGRLGEIFIDMHKEGAAFRSLMNNFAIAISLGLQYGVPLEEYVDAFTFTRFEPAGFVQGNDAIKNATSVLDYVFRELAISYLQRYDLAHVSPEDIGHDVIGKGEDQSKAPSTQPATRIVSKGLLRGRTTNLLTVPAESAAPGTVVAFATHGATALKAEPETYADDEADLTALDWSAPAERSTAKTGSIDERRKEAKMKGYVGEACPECGNFTLVRNGTCLKCDTCGGTTGCS; from the coding sequence ATGCGGATCGAACGGCGCTATACGACCAAGGGCAAATCTCCCTATGCGGAGATCGATTTTCGGAAGACGAAGAGTGAAATCCGGAACCCGGATGGATCGGTGGTCTTTTCCCTGGACGGGATCGAGGTTCCGGCCGCCTGGAGCCAGGTTGCGGCCGACGTGCTCGCCCAGAAATATTTCCGCAAGGCGGGCGTGCCCAAGCATCTGAAAAAGGTCGAGGAGACGTCCGTTCCCTCGTTCCTGTGGCGCTCGGTGCCCGACGAAGAGGCGCTCGAAGTGTTGCCCAAGGCCGAACGCTTCGGCTCGGAAACCTCGTCGCGCCAAGTTTTCGATCGCCTCGCCGGCACCTGGACCTATTGGGGCTGGAAGGGCAAATATTTCACCTCGGAAGAGGACGCCGCGGCCTTCTTCGACGAATTGCGCTACATGCTCGCGCGCCAGATGGTGGCGCCCAATTCGCCGCAATGGTTCAACACCGGCTTGCACTGGGCCTATGGCATCGATGGCCCCGGCCAAGGCCACTATTACGTCGATTTCGAGACCGACCGCCTGGTCAAGTCCAAATCGGCCTATGAGCATCCGCAGCCGCATGCCTGCTTCATCCAGTCGGTCGCGGATGATCTCGTCAATGACGGTGGCATCATGGACCTGTGGGTCCGCGAGGCCCGCCTGTTCAAATATGGCTCCGGCACCGGCTCCAATTTCTCGATGCTGCGCGGCGAGAACGAGAGGCTTTCGGGCGGCGGCAAATCGTCGGGCCTGATGAGCTTCCTCAAGATCGGCGACCGCGCCGCGGGCGCGATCAAATCCGGCGGCACCACCCGCCGCGCCGCCAAAATGGTGGTGGTCGATGCCGATCACCCGGATATCGAGGCCTATATCGACTGGAAAGTGAACGAGGAGCAGAAGGTTGCCGCTCTCGTCACCGGCTCGAAAATCGTCAAGAAGCATCTCAAGGCCATTCTGAAAGCCTGCATCAATTGCGAAGGCTCGAATGACGATTGCTTCAACCCGGAAAAAAACCCTGCCCTGAAGCGCGACATCAAGGCCGCGCGCCGCGACAACGTGCCGGACAATTATGTCCAGCGCATCATCCAGTTCGCCAAACAGGGCTATAAGGACATCGCCTTCCAGACCTACGATACGGACTGGGATTCGGAAGCCTATCTCACCGTCTCCGGCCAGAATTCCAACAATTCGGTATCGCTGAAGGACGATTTCCTGCGCGCTGTCGAAGCGGATGGCGAATGGAACCTGATCCGCCGCATCGACGGCAAGGTCCACAAGACCCTGAAGGCACGCGACCTGTGGGAGAAGATCGGCTATGCCGCCTGGGCCTCAGCCGATCCGGGCCTGCATTTCAACACCACAATGAACGACTGGCACACGAGCCCGGCCGGCGGCCCGATCCGTGCGTCGAACCCGTGCTCGGAATATATGTTCCTGGACGACACCGCCTGCAATCTCGCGTCGCTCAACCTCCTGCAGTTCAAGGACGATGCGACGAAGCAGATCGATGTTGCGTCTTACGAACACGCCGTGCGCCTGTGGACGGTCGTGCTCGAAATCTCGGTGCTGATGGCGCAATTCCCGTCGAAGGAAATCGCCCGTCTTTCCTACGACTACCGCACCCTCGGCCTCGGCTATGCCAATATCGGCGGCCTCTTGATGTCGTCCGGCATTCCCTATGATTCCGACGAAGGCCGCGCGCTTGGCGGCGCGTTGACCGCGCTGATGACCGGCGTGTGCTACGCGACCTCGGCCGAAATGGCAGGCGAGCTCGGGCCCTTCCCGGAATATCAGCCGAATGCCGCGGCCATGCTGCGCGTCATCCGCAACCACCGCCGCGCCGCTTACGGTGAGGCGGCCGGCTACGAGAAGCTCTCGGTCAATCCGGTGCCGCTCGACCATGCGTCGCTGACCCACACCGAACTCGGCGCCCATGCCAAGGCTGCCTGGGACCGCGCACTTCAGCTCGGCGAGAAGAACGGCTACCGCAACGCGCAGGTGAGCGTGATCGCGCCGACCGGTACGATCGGTCTGGTGATGGATTGCGACACCACCGGCATCGAGCCCGATTTCGCCCTGGTGAAGTTCAAGAAGCTCGCCGGCGGCGGCTATTTCAAGATCATCAACCGCGCCGTGCCGGAGGCGTTGCGTGCGCTCGGCTATCGCGAGGCAGAGATCGCCGAGATCGAGGCTTACGCCGTCGGCCATGCCTCGCTGCGCCAGGCGCCTGGGATCAACCACACGAGCCTGCGCGCCAAGGGCTTCGATGACGCGAAACTCGAGGCGCTGGAGAAATCCCTTGCCTCGGCCTTCGACATCAAGTTCGTGTTCAACAAATGGACGCTGGGCGCCGACTTCCTGACCCAGGTCCTGAAAGTGCCCGCCGACAAGCTCGATGATTCAAGCTTCGAGCTCCTGCCCTTCCTCGGCTTCTCCAAGTCCGAAATCGAGGCGGCCAATATCCATGTCTGCGGCGCGATGACCCTGGAAGGCGCGCCGCACTTGAAGCCGGAGCATTATCCGGTGTTCGACTGCGCCAATCCGTGCGGCCGCACGGGCAAGCGCTATCTCTCTGTCGAAAGCCACATCCGCATGATGGCGGCGGCGCAGCCCTTCATCTCGGGCGCGATCTCCAAGACCATCAACATGCCGAACGATGCGACGGTCGAGGATTGCAAGAGCGCCTATATGCTCTCGTGGAAACTCGCCCTGAAGGCCAATGCGCTTTATCGCGACGGCTCGAAACTCTCGCAGCCGCTGAATGCCCAGCTCATTCAGGACGAGGACGACGAGGAGGATGCGGTCGAGACCCTGGTCGCCGCCACCGCCCCTGCCCGCGCGACGCAAGTCGCCGAGAAGATCGTCGAGAAGATCGTCGAGCGCGTGGTGGAACGCGCCCATGATCGCGACAAACTGCCGGATCGCCGCAAGGGCTATACGCAGAAGGCCGTAGTCGGCGGCCACAAGGTTTACTTGCGTACCGGTGAGTACAATGACGGCCGTTTGGGCGAGATCTTCATCGACATGCATAAGGAAGGCGCGGCCTTCCGCTCGCTGATGAACAATTTCGCCATCGCGATCTCGCTCGGCCTGCAATATGGCGTGCCGCTGGAAGAATATGTCGACGCCTTCACCTTCACCCGCTTCGAGCCGGCAGGCTTCGTGCAGGGCAATGACGCGATCAAGAACGCGACATCGGTGCTCGACTACGTCTTCCGCGAATTGGCGATCTCCTACCTGCAGCGCTATGACCTCGCCCATGTCAGCCCCGAGGACATCGGCCATGATGTGATCGGCAAGGGCGAGGACCAAAGCAAGGCGCCGAGCACCCAGCCAGCGACCCGGATCGTCTCCAAGGGCTTGCTGCGCGGCCGCACGACCAACCTCCTGACCGTGCCCGCCGAAAGCGCCGCGCCTGGAACGGTCGTCGCTTTCGCGACCCATGGCGCGACGGCACTGAAGGCGGAGCCCGAGACCTATGCCGACGACGAAGCGGACCTGACCGCCCTCGACTGGTCGGCGCCGGCGGAGCGCTCAACCGCCAAGACCGGCTCCATCGACGAGCGCCGCAAGGAAGCGAAAATGAAAGGCTATGTCGGCGAAGCCTGCCCCGAATGCGGCAATTTCACGCTAGTGCGAAATGGGACCTGCTTGAAATGCGACACCTGCGGCGGCACGACGGGCTGTTCGTGA
- a CDS encoding NADH:ubiquinone oxidoreductase subunit NDUFA12: MKQFLLRFFTWWHGATLNTRFYTSRHGELVGKDEFGNCYYRTRGGKKDPALGFERRWVIYAGETEASATPPGWFGWLHHTVDVPPPEETYTPREWQMPHLPNQTGTPHAWRPEGSTMKSGQRPAATGDYEAWSPNG; encoded by the coding sequence ATGAAGCAATTCCTCTTGCGGTTTTTCACCTGGTGGCATGGCGCGACGCTGAACACGCGTTTTTACACGTCGCGTCACGGCGAATTGGTCGGCAAGGACGAGTTCGGCAATTGCTACTACCGTACGCGGGGCGGCAAGAAGGATCCGGCTTTGGGATTCGAGCGCCGCTGGGTGATCTACGCCGGCGAGACGGAAGCCTCCGCGACGCCTCCCGGCTGGTTCGGCTGGCTGCATCATACGGTGGACGTGCCGCCACCCGAAGAAACCTACACGCCGCGCGAATGGCAAATGCCCCATCTGCCCAACCAGACGGGTACGCCGCATGCGTGGCGCCCCGAGGGCTCGACCATGAAATCCGGTCAGCGTCCGGCTGCAACCGGCGATTATGAGGCCTGGTCGCCCAACGGCTGA
- a CDS encoding DUF2155 domain-containing protein, protein MTKHMTPKAAAIGILTVAAGFTASADVAYADKIKNPVAIFQKLDKITGRISDKPIELEIDKPARIDGTTLVVTPRVCYTRPQTESPLTTSFVEVNDIQTDGQQKRIFTGWMYADSPGLHGLEHPIYDVWLIGCKGGTQVIVTPPDPNDEPPPAPLMKPAPVAKAPPRQAPVRTAQPQPEYAPPPQPAKPKSLFDALFGGQ, encoded by the coding sequence ATGACGAAACATATGACGCCGAAGGCTGCGGCCATAGGTATTCTAACGGTCGCGGCCGGATTTACGGCCTCAGCCGATGTCGCCTATGCGGACAAAATCAAGAATCCGGTCGCCATCTTCCAAAAGCTCGACAAGATCACCGGCCGCATCAGCGATAAGCCGATCGAGCTCGAGATCGACAAGCCGGCGCGAATCGACGGCACCACCCTCGTGGTGACGCCGCGGGTTTGCTACACGCGGCCGCAGACCGAATCGCCGCTGACGACAAGTTTCGTCGAGGTGAACGACATCCAGACGGACGGTCAGCAGAAGCGGATTTTCACCGGCTGGATGTATGCTGACAGTCCGGGCCTGCACGGTCTTGAACATCCCATTTACGATGTGTGGCTGATTGGCTGCAAAGGCGGCACGCAAGTGATCGTCACGCCGCCGGACCCCAACGACGAGCCGCCTCCGGCGCCCTTGATGAAGCCCGCGCCCGTCGCCAAGGCACCGCCGCGCCAGGCGCCGGTCCGCACGGCGCAGCCTCAGCCGGAATACGCGCCGCCGCCGCAACCCGCCAAACCGAAAAGCCTGTTCGACGCGCTTTTCGGCGGACAATAG
- the aat gene encoding leucyl/phenylalanyl-tRNA--protein transferase: MAAAEHPFAITPEVLLKAYSIGLFPMAESADDPTLFWMDPEQRGIFPLDGIVISKSLLKSVRSHKFLITCDKSFDRVIAACAAPTPDRPNTWINARIRELYQTLFDLGHAHSVEVWQDGELAGGLYGVVLGGAFFGESMFHRVRDASKIALVHLAARLVAGGFTLLDTQFVTPHLASLGAVEIPRATYHRRLAAALTVRADFNLWPKDGTVTGRHAVQALTERSQTADDLPD, from the coding sequence ATGGCCGCGGCGGAGCATCCCTTTGCGATCACCCCGGAGGTCTTGCTCAAGGCCTATTCGATCGGCCTGTTTCCGATGGCCGAAAGCGCCGATGATCCGACGCTGTTCTGGATGGATCCGGAACAGCGCGGCATCTTCCCGCTCGACGGCATCGTCATTTCGAAAAGCTTGCTAAAGTCAGTCCGCTCTCACAAATTTCTAATCACATGCGATAAGAGCTTCGACCGGGTGATCGCCGCTTGCGCGGCGCCGACGCCGGATCGCCCGAACACCTGGATCAACGCCCGCATCCGCGAACTGTATCAAACCTTGTTCGACCTTGGCCATGCGCATAGCGTCGAGGTCTGGCAGGACGGCGAATTGGCCGGTGGTCTCTATGGTGTGGTGCTCGGCGGCGCCTTCTTCGGCGAGAGCATGTTCCACCGCGTGCGCGACGCCTCGAAAATCGCGCTGGTCCATTTGGCGGCGCGGCTCGTGGCGGGCGGCTTTACCCTGCTCGACACACAATTCGTCACGCCGCATCTGGCGTCGCTTGGGGCCGTAGAGATTCCGCGCGCCACCTATCACCGCCGGCTTGCGGCGGCTTTGACGGTGCGCGCGGATTTCAATTTGTGGCCCAAAGACGGGACGGTCACCGGCCGGCATGCGGTCCAGGCTTTGACCGAGCGATCCCAGACGGCCGACGATCTGCCCGACTAG
- the ilvD gene encoding dihydroxy-acid dehydratase → MPAYRSRTTTHGRNMAGARGLWRATGMKDADFGKPIIAIANSFTQFVPGHVHLKDLGQLVAREIEKAGGVAKEFNTIAVDDGIAMGHDGMLYSLPSRELIADAVEYMVNAHCADALVCISNCDKITPGMLMAALRLNIPTVFVSGGPMEAGKVKLQDKVVALDLVDAMVAAADDNVSDEDVKIIERSACPTCGSCSGMFTANSMNCLTEALGLALPGNGSVLATHADRQSLFEQAGHRVVDLARRYYERNDDSALPRSIATFEAFENAMTLDIAMGGSTNTVLHLLAAAHEGEVHFTMADIDRLSRRVPVLCKVAPAKSDVHMEDVHRAGGIMAILGELDRAGLLHTHVPTVHSATLADALDQWDIVRNKSAEVEHFYRAAPGGVPTQVAFSQNRRWDDVDADRATGVIRNAEHAFSKDGGLAVLYGNLAIDGCIVKTAGVDASILTFSGPARVFESQDSAVDGILTGKIKPGDIVLIRYEGPRGGPGMQEMLYPTSYLKSKGLGKACALVTDGRFSGGSSGLSIGHVSPEAAEGGLIGLVENGDTIEIDIPIRKIHLAVEDDVLAARKAAMEEKGKDAWKPAARKRKVSTALKAYAALTTSAAKGAVRDVSQISS, encoded by the coding sequence ATGCCCGCTTACCGTTCCCGCACCACCACCCACGGCCGCAATATGGCAGGCGCACGCGGCCTTTGGCGCGCGACGGGCATGAAAGATGCGGATTTCGGTAAGCCGATCATCGCCATTGCCAATTCCTTCACCCAGTTCGTGCCAGGCCACGTGCATCTGAAGGATCTCGGCCAGCTCGTTGCCCGCGAGATCGAAAAGGCCGGCGGCGTCGCCAAGGAGTTCAACACGATCGCGGTCGATGACGGTATCGCCATGGGCCATGACGGCATGCTCTACTCCCTGCCCTCGCGCGAACTGATCGCCGATGCGGTGGAATACATGGTCAATGCCCATTGCGCCGACGCCCTCGTGTGCATTTCCAATTGCGACAAGATCACCCCCGGCATGCTGATGGCCGCCTTGCGGCTCAATATCCCGACCGTCTTCGTCTCCGGTGGCCCGATGGAGGCCGGCAAGGTTAAGCTGCAGGACAAAGTAGTGGCACTCGATCTCGTCGATGCCATGGTTGCGGCGGCGGACGACAACGTCTCGGACGAAGATGTCAAAATCATCGAGCGCTCCGCCTGCCCGACGTGCGGCTCCTGCTCCGGCATGTTCACCGCCAATTCGATGAACTGCCTGACCGAAGCGCTCGGCCTCGCGTTGCCAGGCAATGGCTCGGTGCTGGCAACGCACGCCGATCGCCAGAGCCTGTTCGAACAAGCCGGCCACCGCGTCGTCGACCTCGCCCGCCGCTATTACGAGCGCAACGACGACAGCGCATTGCCCCGCTCGATCGCAACCTTCGAGGCCTTCGAAAACGCCATGACGCTCGATATCGCCATGGGCGGCTCGACCAATACGGTCCTGCATCTTCTGGCTGCCGCGCACGAGGGCGAAGTGCATTTCACCATGGCCGATATCGATCGCCTGTCGCGCCGCGTGCCGGTTCTGTGCAAGGTCGCTCCAGCAAAGTCCGATGTGCACATGGAAGACGTTCACCGCGCCGGCGGCATCATGGCGATCCTGGGCGAACTCGATCGGGCTGGCCTGCTGCACACTCACGTCCCGACCGTGCATAGCGCGACGCTTGCGGACGCGCTCGATCAGTGGGATATCGTGCGCAACAAGAGCGCCGAGGTGGAACATTTCTACCGCGCCGCGCCGGGCGGCGTGCCGACCCAGGTTGCGTTCAGTCAGAACCGCCGCTGGGACGACGTAGACGCCGACCGTGCCACCGGCGTGATCCGCAACGCGGAGCACGCCTTTTCCAAGGACGGCGGCCTTGCAGTGCTCTACGGCAATCTCGCGATCGATGGCTGCATCGTGAAGACTGCAGGCGTCGATGCCAGCATCCTGACCTTCTCGGGACCGGCCCGCGTGTTCGAGAGCCAGGATTCGGCGGTCGATGGTATTCTGACGGGCAAGATCAAGCCCGGCGACATCGTGTTGATCCGTTACGAGGGTCCGCGAGGCGGTCCGGGCATGCAGGAAATGCTGTATCCGACCAGCTATCTGAAATCGAAAGGCCTCGGCAAAGCCTGTGCACTCGTCACCGACGGCCGCTTCTCGGGCGGCTCGTCCGGCCTGTCGATCGGCCATGTCTCGCCGGAAGCGGCGGAAGGCGGCCTGATCGGCCTTGTCGAGAACGGCGATACGATCGAAATCGACATCCCGATCCGCAAGATTCATCTCGCGGTGGAGGACGACGTCCTCGCCGCGCGCAAGGCCGCAATGGAAGAGAAAGGCAAAGATGCCTGGAAGCCTGCCGCGCGCAAGCGCAAGGTTTCCACCGCGCTCAAGGCCTATGCCGCCCTCACCACCAGCGCCGCCAAGGGCGCGGTGCGCGATGTGAGCCAGATTTCGTCGTAA
- the dusA gene encoding tRNA dihydrouridine(20/20a) synthase DusA, which yields MMDWTDRHCRFFHRILSRRTRLYTEMVTTGAVIHGNRERLLGFSEAEHAVALQLGGSEPKDLALSARIGADYGYDEININCGCPSDRVQNGAFGACLMREPARVGDCVAEMKAAVAVPVTVKCRIGVDDQDPEEALFAMARDVIAAGADALVVHARKAWLQGLSPKENRDIPPLDYDIVYRLKQAYPGVTIAINGGIANLDEAAAHLRHVDGAMLGRAAYHDPGLLLTADSVLFGTIDPMPDAFAAVEAFLPYVEARLGEGVRLADMTRHILGLFAGMPGARLWRRHLSTEAPKRGAGINVIKDALGLVVRQVEHAASAA from the coding sequence ATGATGGACTGGACCGACCGGCACTGCCGGTTTTTCCATCGCATCCTGTCGCGCCGCACGCGGCTCTACACGGAAATGGTGACAACGGGGGCCGTCATTCATGGGAACCGCGAACGGCTGCTTGGGTTCTCCGAGGCCGAACATGCGGTCGCGCTGCAGCTGGGTGGCTCCGAGCCGAAAGACCTCGCGCTCTCCGCGCGGATCGGGGCCGACTATGGTTATGACGAGATCAACATCAATTGCGGCTGCCCGTCCGACCGCGTCCAGAATGGCGCGTTCGGCGCCTGCCTGATGCGCGAACCGGCCAGGGTCGGCGATTGTGTAGCGGAGATGAAAGCGGCGGTCGCCGTGCCGGTGACGGTTAAGTGCCGGATCGGCGTCGACGACCAGGATCCGGAAGAGGCGCTTTTTGCCATGGCGCGCGACGTCATCGCGGCGGGCGCCGATGCACTCGTGGTGCATGCACGCAAAGCCTGGTTGCAGGGCCTGTCGCCCAAGGAAAACCGCGATATTCCGCCGCTCGATTACGACATCGTCTACCGGCTGAAACAGGCCTATCCCGGCGTGACGATCGCGATCAACGGCGGCATTGCCAATCTCGACGAGGCGGCGGCCCACCTGCGGCATGTCGACGGGGCTATGCTCGGGCGTGCGGCCTATCACGATCCGGGGCTGCTGTTGACTGCTGACTCTGTACTATTCGGTACAATCGATCCGATGCCCGACGCCTTTGCGGCCGTCGAGGCTTTCCTGCCCTATGTCGAAGCCCGCCTGGGGGAAGGTGTCCGGCTCGCGGACATGACTCGTCACATCCTCGGCCTCTTCGCCGGCATGCCCGGCGCGCGGCTCTGGCGGCGGCATCTGTCGACGGAAGCCCCGAAACGCGGCGCTGGCATCAATGTCATCAAGGATGCGCTCGGCTTGGTGGTGCGGCAAGTCGAACACGCGGCAAGCGCCGCCTGA
- a CDS encoding site-specific integrase yields the protein MGTITERRRKDGSTAYLAQISLTREGKIVFREAQTFDRRPAAAAWLKKREKELAKPGAVLAARKRDPTLGEVIQRYIDDSAHIGKTKGQVLRAIKTHDIAETRCADIGSADLVEYAGWLMERMQPQTVGNYLAHLGAVFAIARPAWQVALDPQSMSDAKRVAKRLGLISKSKGRDRRPTLDELDILLTHFASSRASRVDAIPMVEVVLFALFSTRRQAEITRIKWKDYDREGARTLVRDMKHPGEKVGNDVWCDLPDPAQRIIESRPRTADEVFPHNAESISASFTDACAILGIEDLHFHDLRHEGISRLFEMGWNIPHVAAVSGHRDWKSLKRYTHLRQSGDKYLGWKWLERFSGA from the coding sequence ATGGGCACGATCACCGAGCGCCGCCGCAAGGACGGCTCAACCGCATATTTGGCGCAAATTTCCCTCACGCGCGAGGGGAAAATCGTCTTTCGAGAGGCGCAAACCTTCGATCGTCGCCCCGCGGCGGCGGCGTGGCTCAAGAAGCGGGAGAAGGAACTCGCCAAGCCGGGTGCCGTTCTAGCCGCCCGCAAGCGAGATCCGACCCTCGGGGAGGTCATCCAGCGGTATATCGACGACTCCGCTCATATCGGCAAGACCAAGGGACAAGTCCTGCGGGCCATCAAGACACACGATATTGCCGAGACGCGGTGTGCTGACATCGGGAGCGCCGACCTGGTCGAATACGCCGGCTGGCTCATGGAGCGGATGCAGCCACAGACCGTCGGAAATTATCTCGCCCATCTCGGCGCAGTCTTTGCTATCGCTCGGCCTGCCTGGCAGGTCGCGCTCGATCCGCAATCGATGAGTGACGCAAAGCGCGTGGCGAAGCGGCTAGGCTTGATCAGCAAGTCGAAAGGTCGCGACCGGCGTCCGACGCTCGATGAGCTGGACATCCTCCTTACCCACTTCGCCAGCAGCAGGGCGTCCCGGGTCGACGCGATCCCGATGGTGGAAGTCGTTCTGTTTGCGCTCTTTTCAACGCGGCGCCAAGCGGAAATCACCCGAATCAAGTGGAAGGACTACGACCGAGAGGGCGCCCGGACGCTTGTGCGGGACATGAAACACCCCGGCGAGAAAGTCGGCAACGATGTGTGGTGCGATCTTCCAGATCCGGCGCAGCGCATCATTGAGAGCAGACCGCGCACAGCCGACGAGGTCTTTCCCCACAATGCCGAGTCGATCAGTGCGAGTTTTACGGATGCCTGCGCGATCCTCGGAATCGAGGATCTGCACTTCCACGACCTGCGACATGAGGGAATTTCCCGCCTGTTCGAGATGGGCTGGAACATTCCCCACGTGGCGGCGGTATCGGGTCACCGCGACTGGAAATCTCTCAAGCGCTATACGCACCTGCGGCAGAGTGGGGACAAATATCTGGGGTGGAAGTGGTTGGAGCGATTTAGCGGGGCGTAG